Below is a window of Trueperaceae bacterium DNA.
TTTGTTTTGATTGAAGTCCCACAATTTGCTGCCATTGCGAGTAGTCTAGCTGTGGTAGTTTTGCCGACACCTCGTGGTCCGGAGAAAAGATAAGCGTGGCCAAGTCGACCCTTTTCAGTTGCGGCAGCCAAAACATCCCTGACATGATCTTGGCCAATCAATTGATTAAAGTTGGCAGGTCTCGCGTGTTGGTAGATGGCTACCATTGAGGCCATGCTACCACCAGACAACCGTTTCTACTCTGATAAACTTATCCTATGTGGTCTATACGCCCGAAATTAGGGGTTGCCCTTGGCGGTGGGACTGCCCGGGGGTTCGCGCACGTTGGAGCTCTTAAGGCACTCGAGGAGCGTGGATTTTTTCCTGATGCAATTGCGGGGAGTAGTTTCGGAGCAGTTATTGCAGCCTTATACGCTCTCGGGATGAACGGTGTAGCTTTAGAGCACCTAGTTAGACAACAGAATAATCTTGAAATTTGGGCCCAAGGTATTGATTTTGGTCTGCATCGTGGAGCTCTGATTAACGGTACAAAGTTGTCCGCATGGTTGGATCGAAAATTTTTTTCTGGAGCAAAATTCGAAGATACGGAGATTCCTTTGGCGGTAGGTTGTACTGATATAGAATCCGGTGAATTAGTTGTCATAAATGAGGGTTCAATTGCTGAGGCTATCCGGGCTAGTTGTGCCTTGCCACTTTTTTTCTCAGCGGTTTGTTGGAAGAACCATTTTCTTACCGATGGTGGGTTTGTGGAGCCAGTTCCCTATCGCGCCCTTGCTCTACTCAAGCCAGAAAAGATGGTTGGGATCCACGTAGGAGTTAATACCGAGCTTTCTAATGTTGTCCGAATAGTGTCGCAATTAAGTCAGTCTAAATTCGGTCAAGCTTTTCATCGGGTTGTAAGAGCTTTACCTATTCAGTGGCCTTTGAGTCAACAACTTAAGGGAGCTTCAGTCGCTGCTCGATCGTTTTCAAACAAGATCGACGCGCCTCCCGGAGTTCATTTAGTGAGCGTGGACCCTCCAATCTCGTGGTTGCAATTTCATCGCTCTCCTCTGGCCATAGAAGCGGGAGAAGCAGCAGTTTTTGAAAATACGCCTGACCTGGCTCGTAAAAAAACTCTGCAACAAGCATGATGTTTTATTTGTTATCTGGACTCGAGGATAAAAAGTGGTGGCAGAGGCTGGTCGATCTCGAAAGGGCGATTGAACGTGGGCAAATACAAGAAGCCCACGGAGCGTATCGGGATGTTTTCCGGTGCCTTGTTGAACGTGGTTGCTGTGACCTTACCCAAATCGCAGCAGAAGATTTGCTGGGATGTAATTCAGATGGCGGTAGGGATTTAGGTTCTGGCGCCCTTCTTACTGATTCCTTAAATTGCGCACTTTCTTTAGATATTGAATGTTTAATTTCCGCTATTAATCGAGACTGGGAAGAACTTCTAGCAGCGATTACCGATCGACCGATACCAAGTTTGCAGGGAGTAGGCTCAGGCACAATGTCCCCAGAGGTTGGTCAATTATCCGCCTGCATAAAGGAAGCTGATTCTATCGGGGTTATACGATTACTTGAAAGTATTTATAGAAAAATTGGTTTAGGTAGATTTGCTCAGCACCATGCGTTTGTATGGCAGCAGGACTTCATCGCTCTTCCTCGGGTAGAAACTGATGATTCAAACATCCTCTTTGATGTAGATGACCAGTTAGATAGATTAGTAAGCAATACGGAGGCCCTGTTAACTGGCAGCTTTTCTCAAGATGTCCTCCTTTACGGGCCAAGGGGAACGGGTAAATCAACAGCCATCCGTGGCCTGTTAAAGCAGTTTGCTGGACAGGGACTACGGATGGTAGAAGTCCGTCGAGAACATCTAAACGATTTGACAAGCATCCTCTCTCAACTAGCCCATCATCCTCAAAGATTTGTAGTATTCCTAGATGATTTAAGTTTTGAGAAAGGCGAAGTAGGATATAGAAACCTGAAGAGTCTCATCGAGGGTGGTTTGGAAAGGCGCCCAATTAACGTCAGGTTTTATGCAACTAGTAACCGCCGCCATTTAATTAGAGAGAACTTTACTGATCGTCCTGATCCCCTTGATGATGATGTCAACCGTTGGGACAGCCACAATGAAAACCTGTCATTAGCAGATAGGTTTGGTTTGACCATTACTTTTCCTAATCAAACACAACACAGTTATGTTCGCATAGTAGAACAACTTGCAGCACAAGAGGGCGTGTTAGAACCGCATCTTACTAAGAAGGCCATCAGGTACGCAGATTGGGGTAACGGTTATTCAGGCAGGACAGCACGCCAATTTATCGATAGCTTGAAAATCCATCTAAATGATTAAATAGAGTAACTGTGAGACTTGTGTCCTTGTCCCTGGGCTTACTAATCAAAAAATATCTAACCCAGCTATTGTTACGGCAAGTTGATACATTTGTCCCCGTGATATTGGGTTTGAGAGATGAAGGTCAAAAATCATAAGGTTCAAATCTGGCAGTGGTTTTTCGGTTGATTGCAACGGACACGAAGTGGCTATACATGCGGCTAACTGTGTTATCTCAAGTGCTAGTTTTGGGGTTAAGGATCTCTCGGAGGTTCCGTAAAGATTAAGTAGATCCCGTCCTAAGAGTGAGTTGTTGAGAAAGCGTGTCCCTATATTGCTCAGAAGATAAAGATAGTTTAGCGCTGACATAGGCTCGTCAAGGTTAGGGTCGTTATCATAACCACCGACTGCTAGGCCACGACTCAGGAGAAGACGATATGCTTGATAATTTGGGTGTGACCTAGGCCCCAAAGGGCTTTTGTCATGAAGGGGGGGAAGTACTGCTCCACGGGTCAGAAGCTCGCTACGGATTTCCTGTTGAGCTACAATGTTTTTTAGGATCATGTGCGGAGTAAGATTTTCCGACGAAGCTTTAGAGGCTGCTAGTCCGACAGCTTCTCCTAGGGCCATTCCAAAGGGTACAACCCGAGCACTTGAAGCTGCGATAGGATCGAAGCCGACTGATTTCCCTACGACCCAAATTCCATCGAGATTATTCGGAACGGTCACGCATAAGCGAGCACCATATATTTCAGGTGTACCAAAAACGAAACCCGAATCGAATTGAGATAGGGGTTGGACGTCGAGAGGGTAGCCACCTGTGACTACATCAAAAGGAGTCACGCGATTGTCTATTATGTCGTTTATCGTTAATTTACACATTGCCTCAAGGTGTCTCGTGTCCCTTAGGTAGAGTCGGTCAGCAACTCCAGCTAGTTGCGCTTTTTGGAAACCCGGAATACCTCGGCTTAGATATCGGACTACTCGACCAGCTTCTGTCGAAGCACGGTTTCGGCCAGTACGCAAACTATCAGGCGAAAATGGGTCAAGACCATGTATCAATAGTGCGTTTACTAAGATCGATCCGTCGTGTTGGCGCCCAAGATTGAGGCCTCGGAGACGTAAGTTTGGGTCTAAGGATTCGTATTCAGCAGGGTACCCCCCAAAGTGGCCCCAGGCTGCATTGGCGTCGCTATTAGCATAGTTCGGACCGCGTAACCTTATTTCTTGGGTAAGTTCCTCCCAATCTACATCTATAATTCGGAAAACAAGTGTGTCTGCCATTCGGGCGTTCAATCCTACAGAATTAAAACCCAGAGTGTAATTAGCTCCAGCCGCAGCAGCTAAAGACATTTCGCTAGTTCCGTCTATCACTTGATTAGCAAGGTAAAGGTCTGAGTCGACCCAAACCCCGAGTACCCGCTGATCACGATCTATCTCAAGTCGCATTGGGCCAGAATCAAGTTTGACATCAACGGCAGCTTGTTCTAACAAGACTCGAAAGGCCTGTTCTGCTTCCGAAACGTCAAATGACGAGGAGCCACCAACCAAATCCCACCACCTTTTGAATAGACCCCCTTGGTAATTATAGGGTTGGGTTCGTAGATCAAGCATGTTGAGCATTCCTTCTACAAACAGTCCCCCTAGTCGATTATCGCTACTTATCAATAAAGTCTTAGCGCCACTTTCAGCCGCAGATATTGCAGCAACGATTGCCTCAGGTTCGCTACCCAGAACAATAACGGAATAACTTGTGTTTTTGGCCCAAACAAACATGATGAGGAAAACCGTTACTGTCGCAATGAATAATCTACCGAATTTCACAAATCACCTCTACAAAAAGTCGGTTGAAAGCGAACATGAGCATGTCACTCCTAGCGCTAAGCTGCCGGACCCTAACTAACTAAAATATCCTGTTCTGTTAAACGGAAAAGTGAAAAAATGAGGTTATCGTGAAAATCACACATGATTGGTGAACGTTCCTAAGGTTTTTTAGAATGGGCTTCTTCCGACAGGGAGGTGATAGCATATGTTCAATCGGAGGAAATCCTTATGCGCCTGGCTCTTTTACCCAAAGCCCTTTCCCTTGTGGGACTGCTTCTACTGGGTGCCGCGTGCCAACGTAATGTAGCGCCATCGTTACACGAAATCCAGCTGTTTGGCGATAGGAATACGAGTCTTTCATTCGTATATGGAGAGCCAACCACGCTAAAAATACACGGACAAAAATATGACATCACTGATGGTAATAGCGAAGACCCCCTTTGGGTGTTTGGTGCTTCCCTTATTGATGCAAAACCGTTTTTGCAGAAAAATATTGAACAGATTGAGGCTCCTGCCAGTGTACAGCGCATCCCTTTGACTACGGATCTACATATAGATGTTGTCGGTTTAGTCGAAGAAATAGTCTATTTTGATGGAGAGAGATGGTTTACGCTTGCAACAGAGCCAGCTTTTGGCGTTTCAAAGCGAGTTATACCAGTACCGAGGTTAGGCAGGATGAGGAATTTAGGGCAACTTACTTCGCAAGAAGCAGATGTGTTAGCCGACACTTTCGAGGAATCTGGCCAACCATTTGTTTTATACCTTATCCCAGAAAGCACCCTTGAGCGTAAGGTAATAGGTGGCCTCAAAGAGCATCTAGTTACGGGGTTGTTTTTTGATGCGGACCTTAGAGTGAATAACGCTTCATTCGAGAGGGCTGCGCAGGTAGTTCAATGGGAAATACTTGCTTCAGGATCTAATTCAGGTGGTGTTGCGGAGGAGACCTATTTTCTTGCGTCTGATCAAACGGAATTGCTTGAAATTTGGTCGAGAGGCTATGCGGATAGGTTAACTCTCCCGGAGGTGCCTGAAGTTAACTTTGATCGGGAGGTTGTTGTTGGGGTGTTCCTTGGGGAACGGCCGACTAGTGGGTATGCAGTCAGCGTAGAGGGAATAGAAATAGATGGTAACGACCTGTTCGTAGATGTTTTTAAAACGGTGCCCGATGAAGGTATTACTGTTTCTCAGGTAATTACTAGCCCGTGGTTGATCATTAGGGTGCTTCGTCGCGACGTCAATGTTTCTTGGTTTCGGGATGCAGAAACAGGTGCGCTTATAGGCGTTTCGCAGTCTTTGCGATGAATTAGTTGCAAAAGTTTAAGTTAGCAAATTTGGGTAAAATAATTTTCCATACTCTTCACTAGCATATCGGTCCGTCATGCCTGCGATGTAGTCGGTAATAGTTCTCCTTAAACCTAGAAGTTCTATTTCTTCGTAGGTAGCCGAAGGCAGCATTTGGGGACTGGTCATGTATGCTTCAAAGATTTGCGACAAAATTTGATCAGCCTTTTTTCTCATTCTTATAATCCGATAATGGAAGTATAGATTGTCGTGTAAAAAGGTTCTTAGTTCTAACAATTGCTTGGTAACCCTAGCGGAATTGGTTACAAGCCTGCCTTCTTCTCCTCGAACATCATTAGCATCTCGCGCCCCAGCTCTCCTAATCTGCTTCACAGTTGTTGCTACTGCGTCCTCGATTGCCAGGCCGAGCAACTCGCGAATTAAGAGGTAGCGATCCTCACGGCTGAATGGCTGATTATCGATTCCGAGGGAATTCATTAGGATCCCAATCAGGGGAACATTAGCTATTTGGCGGATATTTAGAAGGCCTGATCGAAGGCCGTCGTCAAGATCGTGGGCGTTATAAGCCAGCTCGTCAGCAAGATTCACTACCTGAGCTTCGAGGCTTGGCTGTTTACCTGGTTGCCACTGATCATCGGCAGTGTCATACGCAGTTTCATGTTTAATAATTCCTTCTAGAGTTTCCCAGCATAGGTTAAGGCCAGGGAAATTAGCGTATCGTTGTTCCAACTTGCTGACTATACGTAGACTTTGTTTGTTGTGGTCAAAGCCACCAACTGATGAAGCAAGACGATCTAGAGTTTCTTCCCCAGCGTGTCCAAATGGGGGATGGCCCAAGTCGTGGGCTAGAGCTACTGTTTCTGCTAAATCCTCATTGAGGCCGAGTGCTCTAGATAAAGCCCGAGCGACCTGGGCGACCTCAAGGGTATGGGTTAAGCGTGTCCTGTAATAATCGCCCTCATAATTAACAAAAACCTGGGTCTTGTACTCTAGGCGACGGAAAGCGCTAGTGTGGATGACGCGGTCCCGATCCTTTTGAAAAGCGGTCCTGGACCGACTTTCCGGTTCTTTATATTTTCGGCCTTTAGAGTCAGCAGAAAAACTTGCATATGGAGCCAGAGTCTTACGTTCGTTTTCTTGTAGTGTTTCTCGGTCAAAAAGCACAAAAACATGGTACCACCGGCTTTTAAAAGATAGAGTGGGGTTGTGTCTGATCTGTCCAAGTATATTGATTTCGCTGTGGAGACAGCTCACCTTGCAGGTAAAGAGACCCTTCGCTTGTTTCAATCAGGGGTGGAAACTGAGTTTAAAGTGGATAACACCCCAGTTACTGAGGCTGACCGGAGGTCGGAACTTCTTATCAGGAGCCGAATAGAGGATACCTTTCCCAATCACGGGGTTTTGGGGGAGGAATTTGGGGAGATGGGAAGCGGCGAGAGTCATCGATGGGTAATTGATCCCATTGACGGAACTAAAGCTTTCAGTCGAGGCGTACCACTTTATGGTGTTTTGATTGGGCTGGAAATAGAGGGAAATATTGAGGTAGGAGTCTCCCATTTTCCGGGACTTGGAGAAACCGTATATGCGGCCTCAGGTGTAGGGTGCTTCTGGAATGGGCGGCGGTGTAATGTTGCTGGTACAACCAGCCTTGAGCATGCATACTTATCGTGTACGGATCCTAGTCCCTATCAGTTCGCTAAATATGAGAAAGGCGATTCTTTCGCACGAATGCAGGAAGCAGTCTATCATCGGGCTGGTTGGTCTGATGCATACGGACATGCGCTAGTTGCTACTGGGCGGATAGAAGTGATGTTAGATCCCATTCTTGAACCTTGGGACGCTGCACCGTTTCCAGTGATTTTGCGTGAAGCGGGGGGCTATTTTGGAGATTGGGAAGGAACCGAGACTATATATGGTCGAGAAGGTATGAGCACTACGAGAGTGCTTCTAGAAGAAGTCCTAAAGACTATTCGGGGTGAAACTTCTCTGTAGCCTCTATTCCCATAATGGGGAGTTTATATCGGTTGATGTATATAAGGTTGGTCTAAAGGTAAAATGAAGCGCATGATTAAAGCACCAAGACGTACAACTCCTACCGTTTGGATTGGTGGCATTCCTGTCGGTTCAGATCATCCGGTGGTTGTCCAGTCGATGACTAATACAGACACTGCTGACGTTGTTGCAACTGCAAATCAGGTCGTGAGGCTTGCTGAAGCTGGTAGTGAAATTGTACGTATTACAATAAATAATACTGAGTCCGCCAGAGCGGTACCCCAAATACGTGACCTTATTGCCGATCAAGGAAAACCAGTTCCACTGGTAGGGGATTTCCAC
It encodes the following:
- a CDS encoding deoxyguanosinetriphosphate triphosphohydrolase, with translation MLFDRETLQENERKTLAPYASFSADSKGRKYKEPESRSRTAFQKDRDRVIHTSAFRRLEYKTQVFVNYEGDYYRTRLTHTLEVAQVARALSRALGLNEDLAETVALAHDLGHPPFGHAGEETLDRLASSVGGFDHNKQSLRIVSKLEQRYANFPGLNLCWETLEGIIKHETAYDTADDQWQPGKQPSLEAQVVNLADELAYNAHDLDDGLRSGLLNIRQIANVPLIGILMNSLGIDNQPFSREDRYLLIRELLGLAIEDAVATTVKQIRRAGARDANDVRGEEGRLVTNSARVTKQLLELRTFLHDNLYFHYRIIRMRKKADQILSQIFEAYMTSPQMLPSATYEEIELLGLRRTITDYIAGMTDRYASEEYGKLFYPNLLT
- a CDS encoding AAA+ family ATPase translates to MMFYLLSGLEDKKWWQRLVDLERAIERGQIQEAHGAYRDVFRCLVERGCCDLTQIAAEDLLGCNSDGGRDLGSGALLTDSLNCALSLDIECLISAINRDWEELLAAITDRPIPSLQGVGSGTMSPEVGQLSACIKEADSIGVIRLLESIYRKIGLGRFAQHHAFVWQQDFIALPRVETDDSNILFDVDDQLDRLVSNTEALLTGSFSQDVLLYGPRGTGKSTAIRGLLKQFAGQGLRMVEVRREHLNDLTSILSQLAHHPQRFVVFLDDLSFEKGEVGYRNLKSLIEGGLERRPINVRFYATSNRRHLIRENFTDRPDPLDDDVNRWDSHNENLSLADRFGLTITFPNQTQHSYVRIVEQLAAQEGVLEPHLTKKAIRYADWGNGYSGRTARQFIDSLKIHLND
- a CDS encoding histidinol phosphate phosphatase; translated protein: MSDLSKYIDFAVETAHLAGKETLRLFQSGVETEFKVDNTPVTEADRRSELLIRSRIEDTFPNHGVLGEEFGEMGSGESHRWVIDPIDGTKAFSRGVPLYGVLIGLEIEGNIEVGVSHFPGLGETVYAASGVGCFWNGRRCNVAGTTSLEHAYLSCTDPSPYQFAKYEKGDSFARMQEAVYHRAGWSDAYGHALVATGRIEVMLDPILEPWDAAPFPVILREAGGYFGDWEGTETIYGREGMSTTRVLLEEVLKTIRGETSL